From Thermococcus sp. M36:
TTGGAACCTTTCCTAAAGAAACTGTATATGTTTTGAGTAAAGTATTATTGGAATAAACAAGCATTTCTCTTTTGGATTTATAAACCACAATGCTTGTAATTCTTATGTGTTGCGGTAATACTTTTTCAGGATAGAAATAATAAATCGTTAGAGCAATTAGAAATAAAATGAGCGATATAACAATTAATTTCTTCATGTTTTATAGTAACGCAACAATCTTCTCTTGCACTGCTTTCAATTCTTCATCAGTAGCTTTCTTTTTTTGA
This genomic window contains:
- a CDS encoding murein L,D-transpeptidase family protein, encoding MKKLIVISLILFLIALTIYYFYPEKVLPQHIRITSIVVYKSKREMLVYSNNTLLKTYTVSLGKVPIGDKIFEGDYKTPEGRFIIDSKNANSTCYKNLGISYPDESHSQQAKQLDKQAGGDIKIHGLPDR